The nucleotide sequence GCCTGCAGGTCACCGATCTGGGCGGCCTGCACCGCGGGCGCAGCTCCTCTGCCGAAGTGGCAATCGAGGTAGGCAACCAGGCACCGGTCATCGAGTTCATCAGCCCCGTAGCAGGCCAGGACTTCCACTTCGGTGACACCGTCACCTACGAGGTCCGGGTTACGGATGACCAGCCGGTTGACTGCTCGCTGGTCAAGGTGAGCTACATCCTCGGCCACCACACGCACGGTCACCCGCAGACCACCACCTCGGGCTGCACCGGAACCCTGACCACCACCGTTCCCGAAGGCCACGACCCCGCAGTGGATGATCTCTCGGCCGTCTTCAGCGCAAGCTACACCGATGCCGGCGACGCCGCCTCGGCCCCGCTGACCGGAACCGCTGAGGTGGTTCTGGTGGCCGGCAACTGATGCTCTTTCGAGTGCCGATCGTTGCCCCCTAGCGGCCAACCAGCCGCGGGAAAAGCGGCCCCTGTCCCAGCCAAGGCTGGGACAGGGGCCGCTTTTCGTTGCTAGCAGGCTGCAGACTGCTGGGAAATCAGGCGGGCGGAACTTGCCCGCCGCCGTCGTCCTGTGAACCCAGGAAACCGGCAGGATCCCGGATGAGGGGTTCGAAGGCCAGCTCTGCAGCACCGACCAGGATGGAATCTTCGCCGAGAGGAGCGAGCTCAATCGCCACATTTTCCCGGGGACCACGAGTTCCGGGAGATCGCAGGGCATCGCTGAGTGCATCCGGCGCGGCCCGCACGAGGATCCGCAGGAACCCGCCCAAGACGATCAGTGAGGGATTTAGCAGGTTGACGATGCTCTTCAGCCCGACGGCCAGCAGCCGGACCTGCCGGTCGATGATTGCCCGCAGCTCCTCGGACGCCGAATCGTCCTGGAGCTTCTCCAATACGGCGTCTTCGAGATTCTCCGTCTCACCGGCCGGGAGTCCGACTGCAGCAATTAATTCTTCACGGGTGACCTCGGCTTCAAGGCAGCCGGACGATCCGCAGTTGCATTCCGCGCCGCCCGTGCGCACGTGCGTATGTCCAAGTTGCCCGGCAAATCCGGTAGCACCACGAATGAGGCGGCCTCCACTGATGACCCCTCCCCCAATGCCGCTCGCCCCTCCGTAGAGGTAGACGAGGTCCGAAACGTCGCGGCCCGCACCGAAGGTCGCCTGGGCACGTGCCCCCGCAACGGCGTCATTTGCGGCGATGACCGGAAGCTTCAGGGCATCACTGAGGAGCGCTGTGAGCGGCTGGTCGCGCCAGCCAAGGTGCGGCGCCTCAATAACGGTGCCATCCAGGGGATCGACAAGGCCCGGTATGGCGAGCCCAAGCCCCACGATGCGGTTCCGGGACGGAAGGGACGTTCGCATTCCCGTGTAGATCGCCGTCACGATGTTCACTACTTCCGGTACCGAC is from Arthrobacter sp. QXT-31 and encodes:
- a CDS encoding ROK family transcriptional regulator gives rise to the protein MEGKSAARTLAGTNLGNNRDTTRQHNLSTVLGLVHSMAGVSRAQLTRATGLNRSTIAALVGELAQLGLVVESDLDQAQQHGRPSIMIQPSPGALALAVNPDIDAVSVALVSLGGQIVNPVRFHTVRPPSVPEVVNIVTAIYTGMRTSLPSRNRIVGLGLAIPGLVDPLDGTVIEAPHLGWRDQPLTALLSDALKLPVIAANDAVAGARAQATFGAGRDVSDLVYLYGGASGIGGGVISGGRLIRGATGFAGQLGHTHVRTGGAECNCGSSGCLEAEVTREELIAAVGLPAGETENLEDAVLEKLQDDSASEELRAIIDRQVRLLAVGLKSIVNLLNPSLIVLGGFLRILVRAAPDALSDALRSPGTRGPRENVAIELAPLGEDSILVGAAELAFEPLIRDPAGFLGSQDDGGGQVPPA